From a single Pseudomonas triticicola genomic region:
- a CDS encoding PepSY domain-containing protein yields MLKKTLFQLHWFFGITAGLVLALMGITGAAYSFQDEILRALNPSVLQVEKQVAGVLPPVELVERIEAASGKKVAMLWVETDSGHAARVFFTPPKGERRGEMRYFDPYTAEFKGDATGQDFFGLMLQLHRFLAMGDTGRNITGACTLMLLFFCLSGLYLRWPRQWNSWRVWLTLDWKKKGRAFNWDLHSVAGTWCLLVYLLLALTGLSWSYQWYNKGLTRLLSDAPQNERVRGGRGPAPEGPPPTADYAAMWSSIYSAAGPGLAAYNIRMPAVAGQPATVFYLLDSSPHDRALNQITLDPATGVVKRVDRYADKSFKAQLLTSIYALHVGSYFGLVGRIIVTIAAVCMPLFFITGWLLYLDRRRKKKQIKDARQGLAQPSADASAWLIGFASQSGFAEQLAWQTAGQLQAAGLPVNVQPLANLSEQDLRDSNNALFVVSTFGDGEAPDSARGFERKVLAKASTLDSLNYAVLGLGDRQYAHFCGFAKRLHQWLGEHGGKTLFAPVEVDSGDPYALRHWQTQLGQLTGQAPSETWHAPSYDNWTLVRRELMNPDSSGAPVYLLGLKAPDTRSWLAGDLVEVLPRNCPWAIEHFLDGLGIRGETPVKVNGIDEPLEVALASRQLPEHRAHLVGLHAQSLVDAMVPLAMREYSIASIAADGVLELIVRQEQHNDGSLGIGSGWLTEHAPVGGSISLRVRRNSGFHLPNEPVPMILLGNGTGLAGLRSLLKARIADGQQRQWLLFGERNREHDFLCRAELEEWLVNGDLARLDLAFSRDQAEKVYVQDRLRESAEELKKWLAEGAVIYVCGSLQGMASGVDQVLNDVLGAAEVERLIELGRYRRDVY; encoded by the coding sequence GTGTTGAAGAAAACCCTGTTCCAGTTGCACTGGTTTTTTGGCATCACCGCAGGGCTGGTGCTGGCTCTGATGGGCATCACCGGCGCGGCCTATTCGTTTCAGGACGAGATCCTGCGCGCGCTGAATCCGTCCGTTCTGCAGGTGGAAAAGCAGGTCGCCGGCGTGCTGCCGCCAGTGGAACTGGTGGAGCGCATCGAAGCCGCCTCCGGCAAGAAAGTCGCGATGCTCTGGGTCGAGACCGACAGCGGTCACGCCGCACGGGTATTCTTCACTCCGCCCAAGGGCGAACGGCGTGGCGAGATGCGCTACTTCGATCCGTACACCGCCGAGTTCAAGGGCGACGCCACTGGCCAGGACTTCTTCGGCCTGATGCTGCAACTGCACCGGTTCCTCGCCATGGGCGACACCGGGCGCAACATCACCGGCGCCTGCACCTTGATGCTGTTGTTCTTCTGCCTTTCTGGTCTGTATTTGCGTTGGCCGCGTCAGTGGAACAGCTGGCGCGTGTGGTTAACCTTGGACTGGAAGAAGAAGGGCCGCGCGTTCAATTGGGATCTGCACTCGGTGGCCGGCACCTGGTGCCTTTTGGTCTATCTGCTGCTGGCGTTGACCGGCTTGTCATGGTCGTACCAGTGGTACAACAAAGGCCTGACCCGACTGCTTTCCGACGCGCCGCAAAACGAACGCGTACGCGGCGGTCGCGGCCCGGCGCCGGAAGGCCCGCCACCGACGGCCGACTACGCGGCGATGTGGAGCAGCATCTACAGCGCTGCCGGCCCGGGTCTGGCCGCGTACAACATTCGCATGCCGGCGGTTGCCGGCCAGCCGGCGACGGTGTTCTACCTGCTCGACAGCTCGCCCCATGACCGCGCGCTGAACCAGATCACCCTCGATCCGGCCACCGGAGTGGTCAAACGCGTCGACCGCTATGCCGACAAAAGCTTCAAGGCCCAACTGCTGACCAGCATTTATGCGCTGCACGTGGGCAGCTATTTTGGCCTCGTCGGGCGCATCATCGTGACGATTGCGGCGGTGTGCATGCCGCTGTTTTTCATCACTGGCTGGCTGCTGTATCTGGACCGTCGACGCAAGAAAAAGCAGATCAAGGATGCCCGCCAAGGTCTCGCACAACCGTCCGCCGATGCTTCGGCGTGGCTGATCGGTTTCGCCAGCCAGAGCGGATTCGCCGAGCAACTGGCGTGGCAGACCGCCGGACAATTGCAGGCCGCCGGATTGCCGGTCAACGTGCAGCCGCTGGCCAATCTGAGCGAACAGGATCTGCGGGACTCGAATAACGCATTGTTCGTGGTCAGCACCTTCGGCGACGGCGAAGCGCCGGACAGCGCCCGTGGTTTCGAGCGCAAAGTGCTGGCCAAGGCCTCGACACTCGACAGCCTCAACTACGCCGTGCTCGGCCTCGGCGATCGGCAGTACGCGCACTTCTGCGGCTTCGCCAAGCGCTTGCATCAATGGCTCGGCGAACACGGCGGCAAGACCTTGTTCGCCCCGGTGGAAGTCGACAGCGGCGATCCTTACGCGCTGCGTCACTGGCAAACCCAACTCGGCCAGCTCACCGGACAGGCGCCGAGCGAAACCTGGCATGCACCGAGCTACGACAACTGGACGCTGGTCCGTCGCGAACTGATGAACCCCGACAGCAGCGGCGCGCCGGTCTACCTGCTCGGTCTCAAAGCCCCGGACACCCGCAGCTGGCTCGCCGGTGACTTGGTCGAAGTGCTGCCACGCAATTGCCCGTGGGCCATCGAACATTTCCTCGACGGCCTCGGCATTCGTGGCGAAACCCCGGTGAAGGTCAACGGCATCGACGAGCCGCTGGAAGTGGCCCTCGCCTCACGGCAACTGCCCGAACACCGCGCACATCTGGTCGGTTTGCATGCGCAGTCGCTGGTCGACGCGATGGTGCCGCTGGCGATGCGCGAATACTCGATCGCCTCGATTGCCGCTGACGGCGTGCTGGAACTGATCGTGCGCCAGGAACAGCACAACGACGGCAGCCTCGGCATCGGCTCCGGCTGGCTCACCGAGCATGCGCCGGTTGGCGGCAGCATCAGCCTGCGCGTGCGGCGCAACAGCGGTTTCCATCTGCCGAACGAACCCGTGCCGATGATCCTGCTGGGCAACGGCACTGGCCTCGCCGGCCTGCGTAGCCTGCTCAAGGCACGCATTGCCGATGGTCAGCAACGGCAGTGGCTGCTGTTCGGCGAGCGCAACCGCGAGCACGATTTCCTCTGCCGCGCCGAGCTCGAAGAGTGGCTGGTCAATGGTGATCTGGCGCGGCTGGATCTGGCGTTTTCGCGGGATCAGGCTGAGAAGGTTTATGTGCAGGATCGCTTGCGGGAGTCGGCTGAGGAGCTGAAAAAGTGGCTGGCGGAGGGGGCGGTGATTTATGTCTGTGGCAGCCTCCAAGGGATGGCTTCGGGGGTGGATCAGGTGCTCAATGATGTTCTCGGCGCTGCTGAAGTTGAACGGCTGATCGAGCTGGGACGGTATCGCCGGGATGTTTACTAA
- a CDS encoding endonuclease domain-containing protein, with product MPSRPTLAQFARQLRTNQTDCEHLLWQRLRSRQIANLKFRRQFPCPPFVLDFYCVELRLAIELDGGQHYETAGVLYDRRRSNFLSQQGIEVVRFSNLEVLQQMDDVLEQIIRIAAERKMPSP from the coding sequence ATGCCAAGCCGCCCCACCCTCGCCCAATTCGCCCGCCAGTTACGCACCAACCAGACAGATTGCGAACACCTGCTCTGGCAGCGCCTGCGGTCCCGGCAGATCGCCAACCTGAAATTTCGCCGACAGTTTCCATGTCCGCCGTTTGTGCTGGATTTCTATTGTGTGGAGTTGAGGTTGGCGATTGAGCTGGATGGTGGCCAGCACTATGAGACGGCCGGGGTGCTTTACGATCGGCGCCGGTCGAACTTCCTGTCTCAACAAGGCATTGAAGTCGTGCGATTCAGCAATCTTGAGGTGCTTCAGCAGATGGATGATGTATTGGAGCAGATCATCAGAATTGCGGCAGAGCGGAAAATGCCCTCACCCTAG
- a CDS encoding alkaline phosphatase D family protein encodes MSDFNLGRRRVMQAVGAGLLLPGLAPAVIASVKDRPQLTDGVQSGDLQGDRAMIWSRSDRPARMVVEWDTGSLFGNPRKFVSPLADARSDFTARVELTGLPANQAIFYRVHFEDAQSGVASEPWFGHLRSVPTTKRDIRFVWSGDTVGQGFGINPDIGGMRIYEAMRLRLPDFFIHSGDTIYADGPVPAQLTTESGRIWRNITTEAKSKVAQTLDDYRGNYRYNLMDENIRRFNAEVPQIWQWDDHEVVNNWSPGKQLDERYQEKDIHKLVSRARQAWLEYAPMRLQAADGGGRIYRKLSYGPMLDVFVLDMRSYREANDANLGAAKPFLGREQLDWLKRELQASTAQWKVIAADMPIGLGVPDGEVSPGVARWEAVANGDPGPAQGRELEIAELLGFLRAQQVRNFVFLTADVHYCAAHHYHPDRAAFQDFEPFWEFVAGPLNAGSFGPNPLDKTFGPEVVFEKAPPAQNTSPFAGFQFFGEVNIEGQSGEMSVVLRDLDGVAVFEQKLQPV; translated from the coding sequence ATGAGCGATTTCAACCTCGGCCGGCGTCGCGTCATGCAAGCTGTCGGCGCCGGGCTGTTGCTGCCGGGGCTGGCGCCGGCGGTGATCGCCTCGGTCAAGGATCGTCCGCAGCTCACCGACGGCGTGCAGTCCGGCGACCTGCAAGGCGACCGCGCGATGATCTGGAGCCGCAGCGATCGCCCGGCGCGCATGGTGGTCGAATGGGACACCGGCAGCCTGTTCGGCAACCCGCGCAAATTCGTCTCGCCACTGGCCGATGCACGCAGCGATTTCACCGCCCGCGTCGAACTCACCGGCCTGCCGGCCAACCAGGCAATTTTCTATCGCGTGCACTTCGAAGACGCCCAGAGCGGCGTCGCCAGCGAACCGTGGTTCGGCCATCTGCGCAGCGTGCCAACGACAAAACGCGACATTCGGTTTGTCTGGAGCGGTGACACCGTCGGCCAGGGTTTCGGGATCAACCCGGACATCGGCGGCATGCGCATCTACGAAGCCATGCGCCTGCGCCTGCCGGACTTCTTTATACACAGCGGCGACACCATCTACGCCGACGGCCCGGTGCCCGCGCAACTGACCACCGAAAGCGGGCGCATCTGGCGCAATATCACCACCGAAGCCAAAAGCAAAGTCGCGCAGACCCTCGACGACTATCGCGGCAACTATCGCTACAACCTGATGGACGAAAACATCCGCCGCTTCAATGCCGAAGTGCCGCAGATCTGGCAGTGGGACGATCACGAAGTGGTCAACAACTGGTCACCGGGCAAGCAGCTGGATGAGCGCTATCAGGAGAAAGATATCCACAAACTGGTCAGCCGCGCGCGGCAGGCGTGGCTGGAATATGCGCCGATGCGTTTGCAAGCGGCGGACGGCGGCGGGCGCATTTATCGCAAGCTCAGTTACGGACCGATGCTCGACGTATTCGTGCTGGATATGCGCAGCTATCGCGAGGCCAACGATGCCAACCTCGGCGCGGCAAAACCGTTTCTCGGGCGTGAGCAACTGGACTGGCTCAAGCGTGAATTGCAGGCGTCGACGGCGCAGTGGAAAGTCATCGCCGCCGACATGCCTATCGGCCTTGGCGTCCCGGACGGCGAGGTCAGCCCTGGCGTCGCGCGTTGGGAAGCCGTGGCCAACGGCGACCCCGGCCCGGCGCAGGGGCGCGAACTGGAAATTGCCGAATTGCTCGGCTTTCTGCGCGCGCAGCAGGTGCGTAATTTCGTGTTTCTGACGGCGGACGTGCACTACTGCGCGGCGCATCACTACCACCCGGACCGCGCCGCGTTTCAGGATTTCGAACCGTTCTGGGAATTTGTTGCCGGGCCGTTGAACGCCGGCAGTTTCGGGCCGAATCCGTTGGACAAGACGTTCGGGCCTGAGGTGGTTTTCGAGAAGGCGCCGCCGGCGCAGAACACCTCGCCGTTTGCCGGGTTTCAGTTTTTTGGTGAGGTGAATATCGAAGGGCAGAGCGGGGAGATGAGTGTGGTGTTGCGGGATCTGGATGGGGTGGCGGTGTTTGAGCAGAAGTTGCAGCCTGTTTAA
- a CDS encoding PTS fructose-like transporter subunit IIB: MKLAIVTACPNGMVTSVLCARLLDAAAQRQGWSTSVEVVDPAHPEREISAATIEAAEWVLLVTTGTVDMSRFVGKRVFQIAPAQALQDVEAVLRRGAEEAEVYVASAAEPAIDAPRAPRIVAITACPTGVAHTFMAAEALQQTAKRLGYELQVETQGSVGAKTPLSATAIADADVVLLAADIDVATERFAGKKIYRCGTGVALKQSEATLKKALAEGAVESAASDGKAAAKSEKTGVYKHLLTGVSYMLPMVVAGGLLIALSFVFGITAYKEEGTLAAALMQIGGDTAFKLMVPLLAGYIAYSIADRPGLAPGMIGGLLAGTLGAGFIGGIIAGFIAGYAAKAIARYVKLPQSLEALKPILIIPLLASLVTGLVMIYVVGKPVAGMLAALTQFLDSMGTTNAILLGVLLGGMMCVDLGGPINKAAYAFSVGLLASQSYAPMAATMAAGMVPPIGLGIATFIARRKFAQTEREAGKAAFVLGLCFISEGAIPFAAKDPLRVIPASIAGGALTGALSMYFGCKLMAPHGGLFVLAIPNAINHALLYLLAIVAGSLVTAVVYALLKRPEAVELPLEPAKA, translated from the coding sequence ATGAAGTTAGCCATTGTTACGGCTTGCCCGAACGGCATGGTCACCAGTGTGCTGTGCGCGCGCCTGCTCGATGCAGCGGCGCAGCGTCAGGGCTGGAGCACCAGCGTTGAAGTGGTCGATCCGGCACACCCGGAACGCGAAATCTCGGCGGCGACCATCGAAGCCGCCGAGTGGGTCTTGCTGGTCACCACTGGCACGGTGGACATGAGTCGCTTTGTCGGCAAGCGCGTGTTCCAGATCGCTCCGGCGCAGGCCTTGCAGGATGTCGAAGCGGTGCTGCGTCGCGGTGCCGAAGAGGCCGAAGTCTACGTGGCCAGCGCAGCCGAACCGGCGATCGATGCGCCCCGTGCGCCACGCATCGTCGCCATCACGGCCTGCCCGACCGGCGTCGCCCACACCTTCATGGCCGCCGAAGCGTTGCAGCAGACTGCCAAGCGCCTGGGCTATGAATTGCAGGTCGAAACCCAAGGCTCGGTAGGCGCGAAAACCCCGCTCAGCGCAACGGCCATCGCCGACGCAGACGTGGTGCTGCTGGCGGCAGATATCGACGTCGCCACCGAGCGTTTCGCCGGCAAGAAAATCTATCGCTGCGGCACGGGCGTTGCCCTGAAGCAATCCGAAGCGACCCTGAAAAAAGCCTTGGCCGAAGGCGCTGTCGAAAGTGCGGCAAGCGACGGCAAGGCTGCGGCCAAGTCGGAAAAAACCGGCGTCTACAAACACCTGCTCACGGGTGTGTCATACATGCTGCCAATGGTGGTGGCGGGTGGTTTGCTGATCGCGTTGTCGTTCGTGTTCGGCATCACCGCTTACAAGGAAGAAGGCACGCTGGCGGCCGCGCTGATGCAGATCGGCGGCGACACCGCGTTCAAGCTGATGGTGCCGCTACTCGCCGGTTACATCGCCTACTCGATCGCCGACCGCCCGGGCCTTGCGCCGGGGATGATCGGCGGCTTGCTCGCAGGCACTCTGGGCGCCGGATTCATCGGCGGGATCATTGCCGGTTTCATCGCCGGTTATGCCGCCAAAGCCATCGCCCGCTATGTGAAATTGCCGCAGAGCCTGGAAGCGCTGAAGCCGATTCTGATCATTCCGTTGCTGGCCAGTCTGGTCACCGGCCTGGTGATGATTTACGTGGTCGGCAAACCGGTCGCCGGCATGCTCGCGGCGCTTACGCAGTTTCTCGACAGCATGGGCACCACCAACGCGATTCTGCTCGGTGTGTTGCTCGGCGGCATGATGTGCGTCGATCTCGGTGGGCCGATCAACAAGGCTGCCTATGCGTTTTCGGTGGGGCTGCTGGCCTCGCAGAGTTACGCACCGATGGCCGCGACCATGGCCGCCGGCATGGTGCCGCCGATTGGTCTGGGCATCGCCACCTTCATTGCCCGGCGCAAGTTCGCCCAGACTGAACGCGAGGCCGGCAAAGCGGCTTTCGTGCTCGGCCTGTGCTTTATCTCCGAAGGGGCGATTCCGTTTGCGGCGAAAGATCCGCTGCGGGTGATTCCGGCGAGCATCGCTGGCGGCGCGCTGACCGGTGCCCTGTCGATGTACTTCGGCTGCAAGCTGATGGCGCCGCACGGTGGCTTGTTTGTGCTGGCGATCCCGAATGCGATCAACCATGCGCTGCTGTATCTGCTGGCGATCGTCGCGGGGAGCCTGGTAACGGCGGTGGTATATGCGCTGCTCAAACGGCCTGAGGCTGTCGAACTACCGCTGGAGCCCGCCAAGGCCTGA
- the pfkB gene encoding 1-phosphofructokinase produces the protein MAKILTLTLNPALDLTVELSRLDAGQVNRSEEMHTHAAGKGVNVAQVLADLGHQVTVSGFLGEDNLQAFETLFAKRGFVDAFIRVPGETRSNIKVAEQDGRITDINGPGPMVDATAQQALLDRLLQIAPGHDAVVVAGSLPRGVTAQWLRELIERLNALGLKVALDSSGEALRAALQASPWLIKPNTEELAHALGCEVVSPIAEAQAAARLHGQGIEHVVISHGADGVNWFSVGSALHATPPKVSVASTVGAGDSLLAGMLHGLLSADTPEQTLRTATAIAAMAVTQIGFGINDSAQLAQLEQGVRVRPLTEQ, from the coding sequence ATGGCCAAGATTCTCACCCTGACCCTCAACCCGGCACTCGACCTCACCGTCGAGCTGTCACGGCTGGATGCCGGTCAGGTCAATCGCAGCGAGGAGATGCACACCCACGCTGCGGGCAAAGGCGTCAATGTCGCCCAGGTGCTGGCGGATCTCGGCCATCAGGTCACCGTCAGCGGCTTTCTCGGCGAAGACAATCTGCAAGCGTTCGAAACCCTGTTCGCCAAGCGTGGTTTTGTCGACGCGTTCATCCGCGTGCCGGGCGAGACGCGCAGCAACATCAAAGTCGCCGAACAGGACGGACGCATCACCGACATCAACGGTCCGGGGCCAATGGTCGATGCAACGGCGCAGCAAGCTTTGCTTGATCGCTTGCTGCAGATCGCACCGGGGCACGATGCGGTGGTGGTCGCCGGCAGTCTGCCGCGTGGCGTCACGGCGCAATGGTTGCGCGAGCTGATTGAACGGTTGAACGCGCTCGGCTTGAAAGTCGCCCTCGATTCCAGCGGCGAAGCCTTGCGCGCTGCGTTGCAGGCCAGCCCCTGGCTGATCAAGCCGAACACCGAAGAACTGGCCCACGCCCTCGGCTGCGAAGTGGTGTCGCCGATCGCCGAAGCACAAGCCGCCGCACGTTTGCACGGCCAAGGCATCGAGCACGTGGTGATCTCCCACGGCGCCGACGGGGTCAACTGGTTCAGTGTCGGCTCGGCCCTGCACGCCACGCCGCCGAAGGTCAGCGTGGCCAGCACGGTCGGTGCCGGCGATTCCTTGCTGGCCGGCATGCTCCACGGTCTGCTCAGCGCCGACACCCCCGAGCAAACCCTGCGCACCGCCACCGCGATTGCGGCCATGGCGGTGACCCAGATCGGTTTTGGCATCAACGACTCTGCGCAACTGGCGCAGCTCGAACAGGGTGTGCGCGTGCGCCCCCTGACAGAACAATAA
- the ptsP gene encoding phosphoenolpyruvate--protein phosphotransferase encodes MLELTIEQISMGQSAVDKPAALQLLASHLVADGLVADGYLAGLQAREAQGSTFLGQGIAIPHGTPETRDQVFATGVRLMQFPDGVDWGDGQIVYLAIGIAAKSDEHLRLLQLLTRALGETDLGQALRRASSPEALLKLLQGAPQELALDAQMIGLGVSADDFEELVWRGARLLRQADCVSNGFAGVLQQVEALPLGDGLWWLHSEQTVKRPGLAFVTPDKPMRYLGQPLSGLFCLASLGEAHQALLERLCALLIEGRGHELGRATSSRKVLEVLGGELPADWPSARIALANAHGLHARPAKILAQLAKSFDGEIRVRIVDSQDSAVSVKSLSKLLSLGARRGQVLELIAEPSIAADALPALLAAIEEGLGEEVEPLPAVSEQREVIADIAEVLVAPASGSLLQAIPAAPGIAIGPAHIQVLQAIDYPLRGESAAIERERLKQALSDVRRDIQGLIERSKAKAIREIFITHQEMLDDPDLTDEVDTRLKQGESAEAAWMAVIEAAAKQQESLQDALLAERAADLRDIGRRVLAQLCGVQTANEPEQPYILVMDEVGPSDVARLDPARVAGILTARGGATAHSAIVARALGIPALVGAGAAVLLLEPGTPLLLDGQRGRLHVDADAATLKRAAEERDTREQRLKIAAEQRHQPAHTTDGHAVEVFANIGESAGVTSAVEQGAEGIGLLRTELIFMAHPQAPDEATQEAEYRRVLDGLAGRPLVVRTLDVGGDKPLPYWPIAKEENPFLGVRGIRLTLQRPQIMEAQLRALLRSADNRPLRIMFPMVGSVEEWRQARDMTERLRLEIPVADLQLGIMIEVPSAALLAPVLAKEVDFFSVGTNDLTQYTLAIDRGHPTLSAQADGLHPAVLQLIDITVRAAHAHGKWVGVCGELAADPLAVPVLVGLGVDELSVSGRSIAEVKARIRELSLPQAQTLAQQALAVGSANEVRALVEAL; translated from the coding sequence ATGCTCGAGCTCACTATAGAGCAGATATCCATGGGCCAGTCGGCCGTGGATAAACCCGCTGCCCTGCAATTGCTGGCCAGTCATCTGGTCGCCGATGGTCTGGTTGCCGACGGCTACCTTGCCGGCCTGCAGGCCCGGGAAGCCCAGGGCTCGACCTTTCTCGGTCAAGGCATCGCCATTCCCCACGGTACCCCGGAAACCCGCGATCAGGTATTCGCCACTGGCGTGCGCCTGATGCAGTTTCCTGATGGCGTCGATTGGGGCGATGGCCAGATCGTCTATCTGGCGATCGGCATCGCGGCGAAATCCGACGAACACCTGCGCCTGCTGCAACTGCTGACCCGCGCCCTCGGCGAGACCGATCTGGGCCAGGCCTTGCGTCGCGCCAGCTCCCCCGAAGCGCTGCTGAAACTGTTGCAAGGCGCGCCGCAGGAACTGGCGCTGGATGCGCAGATGATCGGCCTCGGCGTGTCGGCCGACGATTTCGAAGAACTGGTCTGGCGCGGCGCACGTCTGCTGCGTCAGGCCGATTGTGTGAGCAACGGCTTTGCCGGCGTGTTGCAGCAAGTCGAAGCGCTGCCTCTGGGCGACGGCCTGTGGTGGCTGCACAGCGAGCAGACCGTGAAGCGTCCGGGGCTGGCGTTTGTCACCCCGGACAAACCGATGCGCTACCTCGGCCAGCCGCTCAGCGGTCTGTTCTGCCTCGCCAGTCTGGGCGAAGCGCATCAGGCGCTGCTCGAGCGGTTGTGCGCGTTGCTGATCGAAGGTCGCGGCCACGAACTGGGCCGCGCCACCAGCAGCCGCAAAGTCCTCGAAGTGCTCGGCGGTGAACTGCCGGCCGATTGGCCGAGTGCGCGTATTGCCCTGGCCAACGCCCACGGTTTGCATGCGCGGCCGGCGAAGATCCTCGCGCAACTGGCGAAGAGTTTTGACGGCGAAATCCGCGTGCGCATTGTCGACAGCCAGGACAGCGCCGTGTCGGTGAAGAGCCTGAGCAAACTGCTCAGTCTCGGCGCCCGCCGCGGTCAGGTGCTGGAGCTGATCGCCGAGCCGAGCATCGCCGCCGATGCCTTGCCGGCCCTGCTCGCGGCGATTGAAGAAGGCCTCGGTGAAGAAGTCGAGCCGCTGCCGGCCGTGAGCGAGCAGCGCGAAGTGATCGCCGACATCGCCGAAGTGCTGGTCGCCCCCGCGTCCGGCAGCCTGTTGCAGGCGATTCCCGCCGCACCGGGCATTGCCATTGGCCCGGCGCACATTCAGGTGCTGCAAGCCATCGATTACCCGTTGCGCGGCGAGTCGGCGGCCATCGAGCGCGAGCGCCTCAAGCAAGCGCTGAGCGACGTGCGCCGCGACATTCAGGGCTTGATCGAACGCAGCAAGGCCAAGGCGATTCGCGAGATTTTCATCACTCACCAGGAAATGCTCGACGACCCGGATCTGACCGACGAAGTCGACACCCGCCTCAAGCAAGGCGAAAGCGCCGAAGCGGCGTGGATGGCAGTGATCGAAGCCGCCGCCAAACAGCAGGAATCGCTGCAGGACGCTTTGCTTGCCGAGCGTGCCGCCGATCTGCGCGACATCGGTCGCCGGGTGCTGGCGCAGCTGTGTGGCGTGCAGACCGCGAACGAACCTGAGCAACCGTACATTCTGGTGATGGACGAAGTCGGCCCGTCCGATGTCGCGCGCCTGGATCCTGCGCGAGTGGCGGGGATTCTCACCGCGCGCGGTGGCGCTACCGCGCACAGCGCCATCGTTGCCCGTGCCCTCGGGATTCCAGCGTTGGTCGGCGCGGGGGCGGCGGTGCTGTTGCTCGAGCCGGGCACGCCGCTATTGCTCGACGGTCAGCGTGGCCGTCTGCATGTCGACGCCGATGCCGCGACCCTCAAGCGTGCCGCTGAAGAGCGCGACACCCGCGAGCAACGCCTGAAGATCGCCGCCGAACAACGCCATCAACCGGCACACACCACCGACGGCCACGCCGTCGAAGTGTTCGCCAACATCGGCGAAAGCGCAGGCGTGACCAGCGCGGTGGAGCAGGGCGCCGAAGGCATTGGTCTGCTGCGCACCGAACTGATTTTCATGGCCCACCCACAGGCACCGGATGAGGCGACCCAGGAAGCCGAATACCGTCGCGTCCTCGATGGTCTGGCCGGACGTCCGCTGGTGGTGCGCACGCTCGACGTCGGCGGCGACAAACCGCTGCCGTATTGGCCGATTGCCAAGGAAGAAAACCCGTTCCTCGGCGTGCGCGGCATCCGCCTGACCCTGCAGCGTCCGCAGATCATGGAAGCGCAACTGCGCGCCTTGCTGCGCTCGGCCGATAATCGCCCGTTGCGAATCATGTTCCCGATGGTCGGCAGCGTCGAAGAATGGCGCCAGGCCCGCGACATGACCGAACGCCTGCGTTTGGAAATTCCGGTCGCCGACCTGCAATTGGGGATCATGATCGAGGTGCCGTCGGCCGCGCTGCTTGCGCCGGTATTGGCCAAGGAAGTCGACTTCTTCAGCGTCGGCACCAACGACCTGACCCAATACACCCTGGCCATCGACCGTGGTCATCCGACGCTGTCTGCACAAGCGGACGGCTTGCACCCGGCGGTGCTGCAACTGATCGACATCACCGTGCGTGCCGCCCATGCCCATGGCAAATGGGTGGGTGTCTGCGGCGAGCTGGCGGCGGACCCGCTGGCGGTGCCGGTGCTGGTTGGCCTCGGTGTCGACGAGCTCAGCGTGTCCGGGCGCAGCATTGCCGAAGTCAAGGCACGCATCCGTGAACTCAGCCTGCCCCAGGCGCAAACCCTCGCTCAACAGGCCCTGGCCGTGGGCAGCGCGAATGAAGTGCGCGCATTAGTGGAGGCCCTGTAA
- the cra gene encoding catabolite repressor/activator — translation MKLSDIARLAGVSVTTASYVINGKAEQQRISNATVERVRAVVDLHGFTPNPQAAGLRSRHTRTLGFILPDLENPSYARIAKLLEQGARARGYQLLIASSDDAPDSERQLLQLFRARRCDALIVASCLPAGDDSYRQLQAKGLPIIAIDRVMEPEHFCSVISDDREASLHLTQSLLDPQPKQIVLLGARPELSISQERAAGFRAALNDFKGEVLVEHAESFSRECGKQLMEELLQRLGHLPDALVTTSYVLLQGVFDALHDFPLKSRPLRLGTFGDTQLLDFLPLPVNAMSQQHQLIADKALELALAAVEQDDYQPGVQAIARTFKQRIHRD, via the coding sequence TTGAAACTCAGTGATATCGCGCGGTTGGCCGGCGTCTCCGTCACCACCGCCAGCTACGTCATCAACGGCAAGGCCGAACAGCAACGCATCAGCAACGCGACCGTCGAGCGCGTGCGCGCGGTGGTCGATCTGCACGGCTTCACGCCCAATCCGCAAGCGGCCGGCCTGCGCAGTCGGCATACGCGCACCCTGGGTTTTATCCTGCCGGATCTGGAAAACCCCAGTTACGCGCGGATCGCCAAGTTGCTCGAACAAGGCGCGCGGGCGCGCGGTTATCAATTGCTGATCGCCAGCTCCGACGATGCGCCGGACAGCGAGCGCCAGTTGCTGCAACTGTTCCGCGCCCGCCGTTGCGATGCGCTGATCGTCGCCAGTTGCCTGCCGGCCGGTGATGACAGCTATCGGCAGTTGCAGGCCAAGGGGCTGCCGATCATCGCCATCGACCGGGTCATGGAGCCGGAGCATTTCTGCTCGGTGATCAGCGACGACCGCGAGGCCAGCCTGCATCTGACCCAAAGTCTGCTCGATCCGCAGCCAAAGCAGATCGTGCTGCTCGGCGCACGCCCGGAGCTGAGCATCAGCCAGGAACGTGCCGCCGGTTTCCGCGCAGCGCTCAACGATTTCAAAGGCGAGGTGCTGGTCGAGCACGCCGAGTCGTTCAGCCGTGAGTGCGGCAAGCAATTGATGGAAGAACTCCTGCAACGGCTGGGGCATTTGCCTGACGCGCTGGTGACTACTTCCTACGTGCTGCTGCAAGGCGTGTTCGATGCGCTGCATGATTTCCCGCTGAAATCGCGGCCGCTGCGCCTCGGCACCTTTGGCGACACGCAGTTGCTGGATTTCCTGCCGCTGCCGGTCAATGCCATGTCCCAGCAACACCAGTTGATCGCCGACAAGGCCCTGGAACTGGCGCTGGCCGCCGTGGAGCAGGACGACTACCAACCGGGCGTGCAAGCCATTGCGCGGACCTTCAAGCAGCGTATTCATCGGGACTGA